Proteins encoded together in one Juglans regia cultivar Chandler chromosome 9, Walnut 2.0, whole genome shotgun sequence window:
- the LOC108996633 gene encoding ninja-family protein AFP3-like — MGEANQGKTVQTKLSKLDDENPRNLLLRFSPEKPKQTQLLPNSEPQLDLSLRLSLGGGYSELFKEKPITRSSSVDGIITEKVNACESDSTLPGIFLSLQRSCSLPVDNVQGQIKLKDMQTKRRTEAQKRLVEKQRRGRAAPEEAKPSAEATVPPPTPTSEVAAWAVASAARSPAFCRAIIKIKTEGFVSGHRKLEDGDVAAANGAHSSHSLPNPMDTNPVVIPGATANGISVELSKPKLENLTKKVKLSKGCYQDNGMDVMRQMPSVTTTGDGPNGKKIEGFLYKYTRGQVSIVCVCHGSFLSPAEFVEHAGGKDVKNPMKHINVFPSF, encoded by the exons ATGGGAGAGGCAAACCAGGGAAAGACTGTGCAAACCAAACTTTCCAAGCTAGACGATGAAAACCCAAGAAACCTTTTGCTGAGATTCTCACCGGAGAAACCGAAGCAAACCCAATTATTACCCAATTCTGAACCACAGCTAGACCTCAGTCTCAGACTCTCTTTGGGCGGAGGTTACAGTGAACTCTTCAAGGAAAAGCCTATAACCCGGTCATCTTCGGTCGATGGAATAATAACGGAGAAGGTAAATGCCTGCGAATCCGACTCGACCTTGCCgggaatctttctttctttgcagAGATCTTGCTCGCTTCCTGTGGATAATGTGCAAGGGCAGATTAAGCTCAAGGACATGCAAACAAAGAGGAGAACGGAGGCCCAGAAGAGGCTGGTTGAGAAGCAGAGAAGAGGCAGGGCAGCCCCAGAGGAAGCAAAGCCTTCAGCTGAGGCGACGGTGCCACCACCGACACCTACGTCTGAAGTTGCTGCCTGGGCAGTGGCTTCTGCGGCGAGGAGCCCCGCATTTTGTCGGGCCATTATAAAGATCAAAACGGAGGGATTTGTGTCTGGGCACCGAAAACTTGAGG ATGGAGATGTGGCTGCAGCAAATGGTGCTCATAGTTCTCACTCATTGCCTAATCCAATGGACACTAACCCTGTGGTCATTCCTGGAGCAACAGCAAATGGAATATCAGTCGAACTTTCTAAGCCTAAGCTGGAGAATCTAACCAAGAAGGTTAAACTTTCTAAAGGCTGCTATCAGGACAATGGGATGGATGTGATGAGACAGATGCCTAGCGTGACTACAACTGGAGATGGCCCCAATGGTAAGAAAATTGAAGGGTTTTTATACAAGTACACAAGAGGTCAAGTGAGTATAGTATGTGTTTGCCATGGTAGCTTTCTTTCTCCAGCTGAATTTGTCGAGCATGCCGGTGGGAAGGATGTCAAAAACCCAATGAAGCACATCAATGTTTTCCCTAGCTTCTAG